The proteins below are encoded in one region of Maribacter aestuarii:
- a CDS encoding sigma-54 interaction domain-containing protein encodes MESIQNIKQRFEIIGQDPKLNRALEKAIQVAPTDISVLVTGESGVGKESIPKIIHSLSHRKHAKYIAVNCGAIPEGTIDSELFGHEKGAFTGATQTRSGYFEVADGGTIFLDEVGELPLTTQVRLLRVLENGEFLKVGSSQVQKTDVRIVAATNINMFEAIKKEKFREDLYYRLSTVEINIPPLRERKDDIHLLFRKFASDFGQKYKMPTIRLDENAVALLLKYRWPGNIRQLRNIAEQISVLEKTRYIDAATLSGYLPSNSTSSNLPAVVNQSKSESDFSNEREILYKVLFDMKGDLNDLKKLTMELLKHNDSQKVQEDNENLIRKIYGGDDDEIDTEEESAMEFLQLPEPVIETNNVSSSSGDKYHFAEEIEEEETLSLQEKEIELIKKSLDRNRGKRKAAAEELGISERTLYRKIKQYDL; translated from the coding sequence ATGGAAAGCATACAGAACATTAAGCAAAGATTTGAAATTATAGGCCAAGACCCAAAGTTGAACAGGGCTTTGGAAAAAGCGATACAAGTTGCCCCTACGGACATTTCGGTCTTAGTAACCGGTGAAAGTGGTGTGGGTAAAGAATCCATACCCAAGATTATTCATTCCCTATCCCATAGAAAACACGCCAAATATATCGCCGTTAACTGTGGCGCCATTCCGGAAGGGACCATAGACAGTGAACTTTTCGGCCACGAGAAGGGAGCATTTACAGGTGCAACCCAGACCAGGAGCGGATACTTTGAGGTTGCCGACGGTGGAACTATTTTTTTGGATGAAGTAGGAGAATTACCCTTAACAACACAGGTCCGTCTTTTACGGGTACTGGAAAACGGAGAGTTTTTAAAAGTAGGTTCTTCCCAAGTTCAAAAAACCGATGTACGAATCGTGGCCGCTACGAACATTAATATGTTCGAGGCCATTAAAAAGGAAAAATTCCGGGAAGACCTTTATTATCGTCTGAGCACAGTAGAAATTAATATTCCCCCATTAAGGGAAAGAAAAGATGATATTCATTTATTATTTAGAAAATTTGCCTCGGATTTTGGTCAAAAATATAAAATGCCTACCATTCGTTTAGATGAAAATGCTGTGGCGCTACTTTTAAAATATAGATGGCCCGGGAATATTAGGCAGCTAAGGAATATTGCCGAGCAAATCTCCGTGCTAGAAAAAACTAGGTACATAGATGCCGCGACATTAAGTGGCTATCTACCTAGTAACTCTACTAGTTCCAATTTACCAGCGGTGGTTAACCAGTCCAAATCTGAAAGCGATTTTAGTAACGAACGTGAAATCCTCTACAAGGTTCTATTTGATATGAAGGGAGACTTGAACGACCTCAAAAAACTGACCATGGAACTTTTAAAGCATAACGACTCGCAAAAGGTTCAGGAGGATAATGAAAATCTTATCAGAAAAATTTACGGTGGGGATGACGATGAGATAGATACAGAGGAGGAATCTGCAATGGAGTTTCTGCAACTTCCAGAACCTGTTATAGAAACTAACAATGTGTCAAGCTCATCGGGGGATAAGTATCACTTTGCGGAAGAGATTGAAGAAGAGGAAACCCTATCTTTACAAGAGAAAGAAATAGAATTGATTAAGAAATCGCTTGATCGGAATAGGGGTAAAAGAAAGGCAGCGGCAGAGGAACTGGGAATATCCGAGCGTACGCTGTATCGAAAAATAAAGCAGTACGATTTGTAG
- a CDS encoding LptE family protein, producing the protein MKLKDLKLILFAIGAVLFNACGVYNFTGGNVGEAQTFQVNYFQNYATQSPGSIFEPGMDRDFTLALQDRILNQTSLDLVNSGTADLLYEGEITEYRISPMSATAQQTAAENRLSIRVKVRFYNRTKEDSDFDQSFSFFYDYPANTQLAAIKSEAHEVIFERITQDIFNASLADW; encoded by the coding sequence ATGAAATTGAAGGATTTAAAATTGATATTATTCGCCATTGGAGCCGTACTGTTTAATGCGTGTGGTGTCTATAATTTTACAGGAGGCAATGTCGGAGAGGCACAAACTTTCCAAGTCAATTATTTTCAGAACTATGCCACTCAAAGTCCGGGCTCCATATTCGAACCTGGTATGGATAGGGATTTTACACTAGCACTACAAGATAGAATTTTGAACCAGACAAGTTTAGACTTGGTGAACAGCGGAACGGCAGACTTACTTTATGAGGGTGAAATTACGGAATATAGAATATCACCAATGTCCGCGACCGCTCAACAGACGGCAGCAGAAAATAGATTGTCCATAAGGGTTAAGGTGAGGTTTTACAATCGCACTAAAGAGGATTCCGATTTTGACCAAAGTTTTTCTTTCTTTTACGATTATCCCGCAAATACACAATTGGCCGCGATAAAGAGCGAAGCACACGAGGTGATTTTTGAACGTATCACGCAGGATATTTTTAACGCTTCACTCGCAGATTGGTAA
- the secG gene encoding preprotein translocase subunit SecG translates to MSTFSIFLILIIIVCFLLVLVIMVQNPKGGGLSSSFGGGGNQVVGGVKKTGDFLDKSTWTLAGILILLILASNIALKGNFGESDSKLLQGDDIETTVPETLPEEVTPPVTNEGTPSDSL, encoded by the coding sequence ATGAGTACATTTTCAATATTCTTGATACTGATTATCATCGTTTGCTTTTTACTGGTTTTGGTAATTATGGTCCAAAATCCTAAAGGTGGCGGATTGTCCTCTTCCTTTGGCGGTGGAGGCAACCAAGTCGTAGGTGGCGTGAAGAAAACCGGTGACTTTTTAGATAAAAGCACATGGACTTTGGCAGGTATCCTGATTCTATTAATATTAGCATCGAACATCGCATTGAAGGGAAATTTCGGAGAATCGGATTCCAAATTGCTACAAGGTGACGATATAGAAACTACGGTACCGGAAACACTTCCAGAAGAAGTGACACCTCCTGTCACAAATGAAGGTACTCCTTCAGACAGTTTGTAG
- a CDS encoding co-chaperone GroES, with amino-acid sequence MAKVNIKPLADRVLIEPMAAETKTASGIYIPDTAKEKPQKGKVVAVGPGTKDEKVTVKVGDTVLYGKYAGTELKLEGTDYLMMRESDILAII; translated from the coding sequence ATGGCTAAAGTAAATATTAAACCATTAGCGGATAGAGTTCTTATTGAACCTATGGCAGCTGAAACCAAAACGGCTTCGGGAATCTATATCCCTGATACGGCAAAGGAAAAACCTCAAAAAGGTAAAGTAGTTGCCGTAGGACCAGGAACCAAAGACGAAAAAGTGACCGTTAAAGTTGGTGACACTGTTCTATATGGCAAATATGCTGGTACTGAATTGAAACTTGAAGGTACAGATTACTTAATGATGCGCGAAAGTGACATCTTGGCTATTATTTAA
- the groL gene encoding chaperonin GroEL (60 kDa chaperone family; promotes refolding of misfolded polypeptides especially under stressful conditions; forms two stacked rings of heptamers to form a barrel-shaped 14mer; ends can be capped by GroES; misfolded proteins enter the barrel where they are refolded when GroES binds) → MAKDIKFDIDARDGLRRGVDALANAVKVTLGPKGRNVIISKSFGAPQVTKDGVTVAKEIELADALENMGAQMVKEVASKTNDLAGDGTTTATVLAQSIVKEGLKNVAAGANPMDLKRGIDKAVEAIVKDLAKQAKKVGDSSEKIKQVASISANNDETIGDLIAQAFGKVGKEGVITVEEAKGTDTYVDVVEGMQFDRGYLSPYFVTDSEKMVTELENPYILLFDKKISSMKDLLPVLEPVAQSGKPLLIIAEDVDGEALATLVVNKLRGSLKIAAVKAPGFGDRRKAMLEDIAILTKGTVISEERGFSLDNTTIDMLGTCEKVQIDKDNTTIVNGGGVAKDIKTRVNQIKSQIETTTSDYDKEKLQERLAKLAGGVAVLYVGAASEVEMKEKKDRVDDALHATRAAVEEGIVAGGGVALVRAKVVLSKVDTENEDEATGLQIVARAIESPLRTIVENAGGEGSVVVAKIIDNKGDYGYDAKSEKYVDMMKAGIIDPAKVTRVALENAASVAGMILTTECALTDIKEDAPAGPPMGGGGMPGMM, encoded by the coding sequence ATGGCAAAAGACATAAAATTTGATATCGATGCACGTGACGGACTCAGAAGAGGTGTTGACGCATTGGCAAACGCAGTAAAGGTAACCTTAGGACCTAAGGGAAGAAACGTAATCATTAGTAAATCCTTTGGTGCGCCACAAGTGACCAAGGATGGTGTAACCGTTGCAAAGGAAATAGAATTGGCAGATGCTCTTGAGAATATGGGAGCACAAATGGTTAAGGAAGTTGCTTCCAAAACCAATGATCTGGCAGGTGATGGTACTACTACTGCTACTGTTTTGGCTCAGTCCATCGTAAAAGAGGGATTGAAGAACGTTGCAGCAGGTGCAAATCCAATGGATTTAAAAAGAGGTATTGATAAAGCTGTTGAAGCCATCGTAAAGGATTTGGCAAAACAAGCTAAAAAAGTTGGTGACTCCTCTGAAAAAATTAAGCAGGTTGCTTCAATTTCTGCCAATAACGATGAAACAATCGGAGATTTGATCGCCCAGGCTTTCGGAAAAGTAGGTAAAGAAGGAGTTATTACGGTAGAAGAAGCAAAAGGAACGGATACGTATGTTGATGTTGTAGAAGGTATGCAGTTCGATAGAGGATACCTTTCCCCGTATTTTGTAACCGATTCAGAAAAAATGGTTACCGAATTGGAGAATCCTTATATCTTGTTATTTGACAAGAAAATTTCTTCAATGAAGGATTTACTTCCTGTTCTTGAGCCAGTAGCACAATCCGGAAAACCATTATTGATTATAGCGGAAGATGTTGACGGTGAAGCATTGGCTACTTTGGTAGTAAACAAACTACGTGGTTCATTAAAAATAGCTGCCGTTAAAGCTCCAGGTTTTGGAGACCGTAGAAAGGCAATGTTGGAAGATATTGCCATTCTTACCAAAGGAACCGTTATTTCTGAGGAAAGAGGTTTCTCCTTGGATAACACCACTATAGATATGTTGGGTACTTGTGAAAAAGTACAGATTGACAAGGATAATACGACTATCGTAAACGGTGGTGGAGTTGCAAAAGACATTAAAACACGAGTAAATCAGATTAAATCTCAAATAGAGACAACTACTTCTGATTACGATAAGGAAAAACTTCAGGAAAGATTGGCCAAATTGGCCGGTGGTGTGGCCGTACTTTATGTAGGTGCTGCTTCTGAAGTAGAAATGAAGGAGAAAAAAGACCGTGTTGACGATGCATTACACGCAACAAGAGCTGCGGTGGAAGAAGGTATCGTTGCCGGCGGCGGTGTTGCCTTGGTAAGAGCTAAAGTTGTTCTTTCCAAAGTGGATACAGAAAATGAAGATGAGGCAACTGGATTGCAAATCGTAGCGAGAGCTATCGAATCACCTTTAAGGACCATCGTAGAAAATGCAGGTGGTGAAGGTTCAGTCGTTGTTGCAAAAATTATTGACAATAAGGGAGATTATGGCTATGATGCCAAATCAGAAAAGTATGTTGATATGATGAAAGCCGGTATCATTGACCCTGCGAAAGTTACAAGGGTAGCCCTAGAAAATGCGGCTTCTGTTGCGGGAATGATATTAACGACCGAATGCGCATTGACGGACATTAAAGAAGATGCTCCTGCTGGTCCACCAATGGGTGGCGGAGGAATGCCAGGCATGATGTAG
- a CDS encoding glycoside hydrolase family 18 protein — translation MKNINLFISIFGLIVISGALISFISTGNENDDAIVVMGYYVPEKDYHPDQLPLQQLTHIIFSFTNVIDGEMKFRDEETGEKLRQLVEQRKNHPHLKVMIACGGWGADGFSDMAHTAENRQKFIQSAVAFNKKYKLDGLDIDWEYPAIPAAGTGARPEDKQNFTLLMKELRQALHTLERKQILTFASAGWKRYYENIELKKVMQYADYMNVMTYDQVGGNAPYTGHHTALCLIEDKDVQGTPAWNYVEQRRADKSPGAANYGPRSVEKIIDFCIEQGVKPEQLVIGAAFYGRAWKGVPPENNGLYQPNTGSYIGWSGYSQIRKEFEPNTNYKRYWDPIAKAPYLYSAKDSVFISYDDSVSVRLKTEYAIEKKIGGIMFWQLGNDTKDEKSLLKSIYEASLKN, via the coding sequence ATGAAAAATATCAACTTATTTATTTCAATTTTTGGCCTAATCGTGATTTCTGGGGCACTAATTTCATTTATATCCACTGGAAATGAAAATGATGATGCTATTGTAGTCATGGGTTACTATGTCCCCGAAAAAGATTATCACCCAGACCAGCTCCCTTTACAACAGCTGACCCACATCATATTTTCCTTTACGAATGTAATTGACGGAGAGATGAAATTTAGGGACGAGGAAACGGGAGAAAAACTACGTCAGTTGGTTGAACAACGAAAGAACCATCCTCACCTTAAGGTAATGATCGCTTGCGGCGGTTGGGGCGCTGATGGCTTCTCGGACATGGCGCATACAGCAGAAAATAGGCAGAAATTTATTCAAAGTGCTGTGGCTTTTAACAAAAAATATAAGCTGGATGGTTTGGATATTGATTGGGAATATCCAGCAATTCCCGCGGCAGGCACCGGGGCAAGGCCCGAAGACAAACAGAACTTTACATTGCTCATGAAAGAGTTGCGCCAAGCATTGCATACTTTGGAAAGAAAGCAAATCTTAACGTTTGCATCGGCAGGTTGGAAACGATATTACGAAAATATAGAGCTTAAAAAAGTAATGCAATATGCAGATTACATGAATGTAATGACTTATGACCAAGTTGGCGGTAACGCTCCCTACACCGGACACCATACAGCACTTTGCCTTATTGAGGATAAAGATGTTCAAGGAACTCCAGCATGGAATTACGTAGAACAGCGACGAGCCGATAAGAGCCCAGGTGCCGCCAATTATGGACCTAGATCGGTAGAAAAAATTATTGACTTTTGTATAGAACAGGGTGTGAAACCAGAGCAATTGGTAATCGGAGCGGCATTTTATGGCCGTGCATGGAAAGGTGTTCCCCCGGAAAACAATGGCCTTTACCAACCTAATACAGGATCCTACATTGGCTGGAGTGGGTATTCCCAGATTCGTAAGGAATTTGAACCCAACACCAATTACAAAAGATATTGGGACCCTATTGCTAAAGCCCCCTACCTATACAGTGCCAAGGACAGCGTATTTATAAGTTATGACGATTCCGTATCTGTTCGACTAAAAACCGAATATGCCATAGAAAAGAAAATAGGAGGAATTATGTTTTGGCAGCTCGGCAACGATACCAAAGATGAAAAAAGCTTATTAAAATCAATTTACGAGGCATCCCTGAAAAATTAA
- a CDS encoding DUF4838 domain-containing protein produces MRYNAQIEILIVALLFASCSNSDIVLSKNGTSDYEIVHLGNASEREYKAATTLQHYIYEISGANLPVVDESSQTADTPKIYVGNIKDDHLEPQEVRIKTEGENIYISGGSEEATSNAVFEFLENYLGCKRYAPNVEHIPISVTITLNTIDYNYTPDIVTRTVHSRLFYENEEFAERHKVTTEAFPHYAPEAKVHTFHRFMPEEIFYKSNPEYYALRGDKRLPTQLCLTNPSVLEIVKDSVSALFKRNPKASVVSVSQDDNQQYCQCENCRAIDEEEGSPAGTMIYFVNKVAKAFPEKTISTLAYQHTRKPPKTAPSENVLITLCSIECDRSGSIAEKCKDFADDLSGWSKLTDNIRIWDYTTQFTNFLAPFPNMHTLQPNIKLFRDNNAKWVFEQHSNNPSELFELRSYLTAKLLWNPDQDFDALVTEFTDGYYEEAGTFIKEYIDLIHSKIQEDEDFFLFLYGDPSEAFSSYLNPEFLQNYTELFNDAEKAVSDKPELVNRVQAARMGIDFAILEASRKNLTPDYSLTITDENGSQITNPKVSVLLNNFTKTAKENNITLMNEMGFTVSEYGANYMSALEIAKRSNKAKGKTVISLTKPKKYADENPMVLTDGALGGNSFYANWLGYEGNDLEVVVDLGETQTINTISMAFLQVTNHVVFFPDLVRYYGSIDNENFILLGTIRNPKPLVKTSKVNDIHYFDLEMESQKFRYIKVVAKNTGTPYWHHAAGLPSWIFADEIIID; encoded by the coding sequence ATGAGATATAATGCACAGATTGAAATTCTAATTGTAGCCCTCCTCTTTGCTTCCTGTTCCAATAGTGATATTGTTTTATCAAAAAACGGAACTTCTGACTATGAAATAGTTCATTTAGGTAACGCTTCAGAACGTGAATACAAAGCTGCAACTACACTACAGCACTATATTTATGAAATAAGTGGTGCTAATCTACCGGTAGTAGATGAAAGCTCACAAACCGCAGATACCCCAAAAATCTATGTTGGGAATATAAAGGACGACCATCTAGAACCTCAAGAGGTTCGCATAAAAACAGAAGGGGAAAACATCTACATATCGGGTGGTTCCGAGGAAGCTACTTCCAACGCAGTTTTTGAGTTTTTGGAAAATTATTTGGGTTGTAAACGGTATGCACCCAACGTTGAACACATACCGATTTCTGTTACCATTACCTTAAATACAATTGATTACAACTATACCCCTGATATTGTTACGCGTACTGTTCATTCTAGACTTTTCTACGAAAATGAGGAATTTGCTGAGCGGCATAAAGTAACCACGGAAGCATTCCCTCATTATGCGCCAGAGGCAAAAGTTCACACCTTTCATCGCTTTATGCCAGAAGAAATATTCTACAAATCCAATCCGGAGTACTATGCTTTACGGGGCGATAAAAGATTGCCCACCCAATTATGCCTGACCAACCCCAGTGTGCTGGAAATCGTTAAGGATTCCGTTTCGGCGCTATTTAAAAGAAATCCAAAAGCATCCGTAGTTTCGGTAAGTCAAGATGATAATCAGCAGTATTGCCAATGTGAAAATTGCCGTGCCATCGATGAGGAAGAAGGTAGCCCGGCGGGTACCATGATTTATTTTGTAAACAAAGTGGCCAAAGCTTTTCCAGAAAAGACCATATCTACACTAGCCTACCAACATACAAGAAAACCACCTAAAACAGCTCCCTCTGAAAACGTATTGATCACCTTATGCAGTATTGAATGCGATAGAAGCGGAAGCATTGCTGAAAAATGTAAAGATTTTGCGGATGACCTGTCCGGATGGAGCAAGCTGACCGATAACATCAGAATTTGGGATTACACTACACAGTTCACCAACTTTTTAGCTCCTTTTCCCAATATGCATACCCTACAACCCAATATTAAACTATTTAGGGATAACAATGCAAAATGGGTATTTGAGCAGCATAGCAATAATCCTAGCGAACTTTTTGAACTTAGGTCCTATTTAACTGCTAAGCTCCTATGGAATCCTGATCAAGATTTTGATGCGTTGGTAACAGAATTTACAGACGGCTATTACGAAGAAGCAGGGACGTTCATTAAAGAATATATTGACCTGATACATTCAAAAATCCAAGAGGACGAAGATTTCTTCCTTTTTTTATATGGAGACCCTTCTGAAGCTTTTTCCTCGTACCTAAATCCAGAATTCCTCCAAAATTATACGGAGTTGTTCAATGATGCTGAAAAAGCGGTATCCGACAAACCTGAACTTGTCAATCGCGTTCAAGCAGCACGAATGGGAATTGATTTTGCTATCCTAGAAGCTAGTAGAAAAAACCTAACCCCCGACTATAGTTTGACAATTACCGACGAAAACGGTTCGCAAATAACCAACCCCAAGGTATCAGTACTATTGAATAATTTTACAAAAACAGCTAAAGAAAATAACATCACCTTAATGAACGAAATGGGCTTCACGGTCAGTGAGTACGGGGCCAACTATATGTCGGCATTAGAAATAGCGAAAAGAAGCAACAAAGCCAAAGGGAAAACTGTGATATCACTTACCAAACCCAAAAAATATGCCGATGAAAATCCAATGGTACTTACCGATGGTGCTTTAGGGGGTAACAGTTTTTATGCCAACTGGCTCGGTTATGAAGGGAATGATTTGGAAGTTGTGGTCGATTTAGGTGAAACTCAGACCATCAATACAATATCCATGGCTTTTCTACAAGTAACCAATCATGTGGTATTCTTTCCAGACCTCGTGCGATATTATGGCTCAATAGATAATGAGAATTTCATTCTTTTGGGAACTATAAGAAATCCTAAACCTTTAGTCAAGACCAGCAAAGTCAACGACATCCATTATTTTGATCTTGAGATGGAGTCACAAAAATTCAGGTATATCAAGGTAGTCGCAAAGAACACTGGAACGCCTTACTGGCATCATGCCGCCGGATTACCTTCATGGATTTTTGCAGACGAAATAATCATTGACTAA
- a CDS encoding heavy-metal-associated domain-containing protein, whose amino-acid sequence MKRVLLVLVLGFFTALTYAQEKNKKITMEVDGKCDMCKVRIEKAALGVKGVKYAQWDIPTHHLSLIIDERKTDAMKVKTAIVAVGHDTKELKATEEAYESVHPCCKYREDNSDDSGKHN is encoded by the coding sequence ATGAAAAGAGTATTGTTAGTATTGGTTTTAGGGTTTTTTACGGCCCTTACCTATGCACAGGAAAAGAATAAAAAAATAACCATGGAAGTAGATGGTAAATGTGACATGTGCAAAGTGCGAATAGAAAAGGCAGCACTAGGGGTTAAAGGAGTAAAGTACGCACAATGGGATATTCCTACCCATCATTTGTCCTTAATTATAGATGAGCGTAAAACGGACGCTATGAAGGTTAAAACTGCTATAGTTGCTGTAGGTCATGATACGAAGGAGCTTAAAGCAACAGAAGAAGCCTATGAAAGTGTGCATCCGTGTTGCAAATATCGTGAGGACAATTCGGATGATAGTGGCAAGCACAATTAG
- a CDS encoding TonB-dependent receptor, which translates to MSKGSVRLFCWLFVVLPFFLFSQDKVEGKVLDASLKPKEECLSGANVYWLNSQTGTMTNEDGSFSLLYVEGYTELVISYVGFKTDTLTINEPKKVYHFLNPSNELDEVVVQEKRDAVEKTYFSAQNVITVNSAELLKAACCNLSESFETNPAIDVNFSDALTGTRQIQMLGLTSPYLLITQENIPMVRGASQAYGLTFTPGTWVESIQITKGAGSVINGYESISGQINTELVKPLTDKRLFVNGYANQNGRLELNTHLYSKLSDKWSSGLYVHANLRNQKEDRNGDGFLDAPLAEQINIMSRWQFQNPETGWVSFINFRFLNDEKQVGQTDFNPDTDKFTTNLWGSEIDTRRFDSSVKLGYVFPELPFQSFGFQASYSNHLQESYYGLNQYDIEHNSVYSNIIFNSIIGDTRSKFKTGLTFAYDGYDELVNAQDFGREDISAGAFFEYGYENLEKLSLTAGLRVDTHNRLGTFLTPRLHIRYTPWELGSLRGSVGRGRRAANIFAENQQLFGSSRQIQILSTEGSVYGLEPEDAWNYGVSFLQGFIFLNRKGNITLDYYKTDFNNQVVVDWENPRAILFYNLDGKSYANSFQVEVNHEILANLDLRMAYKYYDVRTDYRNGSLQKPLQAQNRFFVNLGYETQLKENSAQWKFDYTLHTLGRQRLPNTDVNPPQFRLGEFAEGYSLMNAQATKVFSEKFEVYLGGENLTNFRQPNPVLGAENPFGENFDTSIIYAPIMGRMFYLGFRYKI; encoded by the coding sequence TTGTCGAAAGGTAGTGTACGCCTTTTTTGTTGGCTGTTTGTTGTTCTACCATTTTTTCTATTTTCACAAGATAAGGTGGAAGGGAAAGTCTTAGACGCCAGTCTTAAGCCAAAAGAGGAATGTTTGTCCGGGGCCAATGTGTATTGGTTAAATTCTCAAACGGGAACCATGACCAATGAGGACGGTTCGTTCAGTCTTTTGTATGTAGAGGGATATACTGAATTAGTAATAAGTTACGTAGGTTTTAAAACAGATACCCTGACTATAAATGAGCCCAAAAAAGTATACCATTTCCTAAACCCATCTAATGAATTGGACGAAGTTGTGGTGCAGGAGAAAAGGGACGCAGTGGAGAAAACATATTTCAGCGCTCAAAATGTGATAACGGTAAACAGCGCAGAACTTTTAAAAGCCGCCTGCTGTAATCTTTCGGAAAGTTTTGAAACCAACCCAGCCATTGATGTTAATTTTTCTGATGCGCTGACAGGTACCAGGCAAATTCAAATGTTAGGGCTTACCAGCCCATATTTGCTTATTACACAGGAAAACATACCCATGGTTAGAGGTGCTTCACAGGCCTACGGCTTAACTTTCACACCCGGCACATGGGTAGAAAGTATTCAAATCACCAAAGGGGCGGGAAGTGTCATAAACGGATATGAAAGTATTTCGGGTCAAATTAACACCGAATTGGTAAAGCCATTAACGGATAAACGGCTGTTCGTAAACGGATACGCGAATCAAAATGGCCGTTTGGAACTCAATACGCACCTCTATAGTAAACTATCCGATAAATGGAGCTCTGGTCTGTATGTTCACGCAAACTTAAGAAATCAAAAAGAGGATAGGAACGGGGACGGGTTCTTGGATGCCCCTTTAGCGGAACAGATCAATATCATGAGCCGATGGCAGTTTCAAAACCCTGAAACCGGCTGGGTAAGTTTTATAAATTTCCGATTTTTGAACGATGAAAAACAGGTGGGTCAAACAGATTTTAATCCGGATACCGATAAATTTACGACGAATTTATGGGGAAGCGAAATAGACACACGCCGTTTTGATTCTTCTGTAAAATTAGGCTACGTTTTTCCGGAACTTCCCTTCCAAAGTTTTGGCTTTCAGGCATCCTATAGCAATCATTTACAAGAATCCTATTATGGCCTTAATCAGTATGATATTGAGCATAATAGTGTGTATTCCAATATCATCTTTAACTCTATTATTGGCGATACTCGGAGCAAGTTCAAAACGGGATTGACCTTTGCCTATGATGGTTATGACGAGTTGGTAAATGCACAGGATTTTGGTCGCGAAGATATCTCTGCAGGGGCCTTTTTCGAGTATGGATATGAGAATTTGGAAAAGCTAAGCCTCACGGCAGGCCTTAGAGTGGATACACATAATCGTTTAGGTACTTTTCTGACTCCAAGATTACATATACGCTATACCCCTTGGGAACTCGGTAGTCTCAGAGGGTCGGTCGGTAGGGGTAGGAGGGCAGCGAATATTTTTGCAGAAAATCAACAATTATTCGGTTCCTCCAGACAAATCCAAATTTTGTCAACAGAAGGTAGCGTGTACGGGCTTGAACCAGAGGATGCCTGGAATTATGGTGTTAGTTTTTTACAAGGGTTCATCTTTTTAAATAGAAAGGGAAATATCACTTTAGACTATTACAAAACCGATTTTAATAATCAAGTCGTGGTGGATTGGGAAAACCCAAGGGCAATTTTGTTCTATAACCTAGATGGAAAAAGTTATGCGAATAGTTTTCAAGTTGAGGTAAATCACGAAATCCTTGCGAATCTGGATTTACGCATGGCGTATAAGTACTACGATGTAAGAACTGATTACAGAAATGGCTCCTTACAAAAACCGCTACAAGCCCAAAACCGGTTCTTCGTGAATTTGGGTTATGAGACCCAGCTCAAAGAGAATAGTGCACAGTGGAAGTTCGATTATACATTGCATACACTCGGTAGGCAGCGTTTGCCCAATACGGATGTTAACCCTCCGCAATTTAGGCTTGGGGAGTTCGCAGAAGGATATAGTTTAATGAACGCTCAAGCTACAAAAGTCTTTTCCGAAAAGTTTGAAGTTTATCTAGGCGGTGAAAATTTGACTAATTTTAGACAACCAAATCCGGTTTTGGGCGCTGAGAACCCTTTTGGCGAGAATTTTGATACGAGTATTATATATGCGCCGATTATGGGCAGAATGTTTTATTTAGGATTTCGATATAAAATTTAA